DNA from Brevibacterium sp. 'Marine':
ATCTGACCGGTGCGGAGATGGTCGGCAAAACGATCGGCCCCGACTTCGCGAAACAGCGCGGCAGCGGCGAGCCTCTGTTCGCGTGCTCTCAGCTTCGACCCGTTGTCGGTCAGTCTCGAGGCGAATGCCGCATGAGCGACCGCCTTCTCGAAGACGAATTCAGTGCTGCCGGACTGCCGCAGCACTCTCCCGAACAGTTCGGTGGCTGTCTCCCCGGCGGCCAGGAGAGCTTCGCTCCGACCGACGACCAGATCGGTCCACCGAGATGGGCACGCCTTCGCGCGGTCACGCAGCTTCTGCAGCAGAAGAGTCGCATGCTCGCGTCTGCCCACACCCACCAACGCTTCGATGAGGTCGCCGTCGATTCGACGCACGTTCGGGTTGGCCTCGTCCACGGACAGCTGTTCGCAGCGTCGAAGGTGCCCGAGCGCTTCGGCCAGACAGTCGGTGCGCAGCAGGTATCTGCCCTGAAGCGCATTGAGCTCGGCCAGCAGGCGGTGGTTGTTCGTCGCCGAAGCCCAGACCGCCGTCTGTTCCTCGACGAGCCCTGCTTCGCCGGTGCGTCCGGTCAGCAGCAGCTTCCAGGAGTGCAGCAGCAGGATCCGATCCTGCCGAACGACGACGAGTCCTCTGCGCTTGTCGGCCTCCGATTCCGCGATGACCTTGTCGATGACCTCGACGGCCTGACTGATCCGGCCGAGGCGCATGTTCAGATCAGCACGGACACAATCCACCTGCCGCTTCCAGACCCTGGTCGCTGCACAGGTCTCACCGATGTGATCGAGTACGGCGGTCGCGGCTTCATAGTGCTCGGTGAGAACCAGCCCCTGGGCCACGGCGAGTCCGAAGCTCGGTCTGATCGAATCCTGATGTTCCTGCAGGTTCGCGAATCCCGCGAGCGCCGACCTGTCCTCCCCACTGTTGCTGTCGAGCAGGATGCGCACGGCGCGGACAAGCTGCTGCTCGCGGTCGCGGACGTGCTCAACGACAGCTTCGGCAAGTGTCAGAAGCTCCTGCGCTCGGGCGAATTCGCCCCGTTCACAATGGCAGAGCGCCAGAGTCAGCTGCAGGCGCGCCACTTCGGCGGGCGCCTGCTCCGATTCGCGACTGCTCCACGATGTGAACAGCGGGGACGGCAGCGTCTGCGTCTCGAGGAAGACATTGCGGACCTCGAGCGTCCGAGCCCGGACGACGACCGCGGCCCGATTCGACCGGGAGGCGATCCTCACATAGCGGCGCGAGAAGGCGAACTGCCCGTGATCGGACAGTGTCTCGGCGATCTCGACCAACTGACCGCGCAGCTCCTCGATGTCGTCGCAGACTCGGATGGCCCGTTCGGCGAATTCGGCACCTCCGGCAGTGAGTCCGCGGCGCACCAGGCCGAGAGCGTGCGCCGCCAGCTGCTGCGCGGTCTCCTCACCCGGGTCGATGAACGAGACATGCCATGCCTCGATCTGCGGCCATGTGTCGGCACAGTCCTCGGCCAGGACGAGGTGGGTTCGGCGTCGCTCGCTCGCCCCCATCGACTGCTGCACCATGGCACGGACGAATCCGTGCGGTATCCGCAGAAACGCTCCCCGACGTTCGATCGTGCCGCGCGATTCCAACTCGTCGACGGCTTCCCAGAACCCGGGCAGCCTCCTGGCCAGGGGCCGCAGCGGAGTCAGCGGGGACAGCGACAGGCATCTGAGCAGCGCATCGGCGCCATCGCTCAGCCCCTCGACGTAGTCGGCGATCATCGGGCGGCTGGCCGGTCCCACTCGCACCGGGATCGACAGCGCGATCTCCCCGCGCATCTCACTGGGCGCCATCTCCTCGAGGATGTGACAGACGGCCAGGGGACGACCGGCTGCGGCGTGGGCGGCGACCTGGGCCGCCTCCTCGGCGATCCTCGTGTGTCCGAAACGGGACAAAGCGAGTTCACGGGCGAGCTCGATGAGCTCGGCGATGCTGAGATCCGCGAGTTCGATCTCCGGCACCGAGGCGAACGGACCGTCATCGTCGATCGACCGAACCGTGATGACGATGTGCAGACGTCCTGACTTCAACCGGCGCAGCGCCTGGCCGAGCACCCGCTGCGAGTCCATGTCCATGTCATCGGCATTGGGCACGAGGATGAGCGTGTCCTCCTCTCCGGGGATCGATCGGAGAGCCGCCATCATCCTCGGCACGATCTCATCGGCGGCGAGCTCCGCCGGATCGGAGGGTCCGTTCGCGGATGCGCTGACTGCGGCGAGCAGACCGCCTAACCCGGACAAGGGCGTGTCCTCGTCAAGCGGACTCGATGCGACCCTGATGACCGTCCCGTCCCACTCCGACTCGAGTGCTCGCAGGATCGAACGCCTTCCGGACCCGAAGCCGCCGGTGAGGGCAGCGGCACGGTGTCGGGAGAGGAGGGAGCGGAGGTCGCCGACTTCCTTGCGACGAATCACCTGACGCATGATCCGCCTCCCGTTGTCGGGTTCGGGAAGATCGTTCCGAGAGGGAGTCCCGGCCCGGGGACGGCCGCTGCCATTCGCACGGCGCGGGGATCGGTTCGCAGAGGAGGCTGAGGTGTGATGTCCATACTCAGATACTGCTCGCCGGCAGCCGCCTCGGACCAGGTGGTCGATACGGGAATACCCTTCAGGTCACTACTCAGTCACCGGCAGGTCACCACTGGAGCATCACTGCGAGTACTCACTCGTGTCCGAAATCCCGCAGTCGCGCATACTCGGTTCGAGCTCAGGCGCGCAGTCGACCTTCGGTATCCCGCACCGCCTCGGCAACCTGTTCGCGGCGCTCGATGCCGAGTTTTCGGAACAGCCGGTACGTGTGTCCTTCGACCGTTCGCACCCGCACCCCCAGCTCCGCAGCGATCTCCGCATTCGATCGGCCGGCGACGATGAGCACACTGATCTGCTTCTCCCGAGCAGTCAGACCCGTGACCTGCCCGCCCGGTCCGCGGCTCTGGCCGGCTCCGAACTGCGCAGACAATGCGACACATCTGCCCGCCAGGTCCGGCATCGACGGGCCGTATTCCTCCGCAAGCGACGTCAAAGCAGCACGATCATGATCGCGCAGAGCAGCGCCGAGGCGGCCGACGATGTCGAACTCACGCCCGCTTCCGTGCGCGGCCGCTTCACACATCGCCTCGGGTGCGATCTCGTCGAAGTGCAGGAAGAGATGCAGGCGGATGAGGACGACGATCGCCGCTGCCCCATCGGCTTCGGCTTCGTCCAACATGCGGCGCAGCTCGTGTTCGTACTTGGGCTCCCCTGTCCGAATCGCACGTGCAGTCGTCCGCAGCACGAGCGCCCGCCGATATTCATGGTAGGGAGCAGCCACGGGCAGCTCATCGAAGCGGGCATGCAGATCATCGGCCTCAGCCGCAGTTCCCACCCGAGACACCGCATATTCGGCCTCTGCCAATGCGATGGGAAGCTGCGTGCCCAAGTTCCAATAGGTCAGCGATTCGATCGCGGCTCGCAGCGCTTTCATCGCCCCCGGGAGGTTGCCCTCAAGCAGGTGGGTCTGCGCCCACAGCAGGTCAGTCGGTCCCGAACGGGCTGACAGATACGCGATGTCATGGGTCGGCAGCGCTGTCATCAGCTCCTTCGCTTCGGCTACCCGACCCAGCTGCAGCAGAGTGCGCCCCCGCAGCATGGCCACGTGGAGCACTGCCGTGCTTTCGAAGTGGAATTCGGCCTGCAGGGATTCGAGGAGGGCGAGCGCTTCCAAGGTGAGGCCCGAGTCGAGCATAAATGTTGCATGCAGCATCGTGTCGAGGAGGTGGAAGCTGCCTGGCGCGACGCTCTCGTGGGAGAGTCCTTCGAAGAAATCCACCGTGACCGGTCGTTCTTCGGCCATGACCGCAGCGACTCGGTCGAACAGCTTGAGCCCGAACTCTGCGTCCACTCCCCCTCCGGGGTGTCCGTCACCGTCGTCCTGCAGCCGTTCCAGTGCGGTGCGGAAATCCGCAAGCCGCAGAGCGGGCGACATGGAGCTGAGAGCGCGATTCATCCACACCACGAGTGAGTCCACGACCAGCTGGGCGCAGCATGCGGTGCGGACCGCGTGGGCCAAGAAGTCGAGGCCGAGCGGAGCTTTATTGCATCCGCAGTAGAGCAGAGCGACCGAGAGCAGCTCGTGCGGGCTCATCCGCTCTGTCGGGATCTGCCCGATCAGCCGCATGGCCCGATGCCAGTCTCCGAGGCGGGCGGCGGCCAGTGCGGCCTCGATGGTCTTCGACTCGCTGACCTCTGCTCCGCAGATCAGTCCCCATTCGGTCCTGACCACCTGCGACCACTCCGAAGGCGCATCTCCGCAAGCGTCGATGAATTCGAACCACTCTCTGCTCCGACCGGTCGGAGTTGTGAACCTGATCGTGTCCGAGGCGTGGTTCTCGACCGCCCTATAGATATGGGACCGCTGCGCGTCGATCTTCAGCTCGCCGGCGGCCACGAGCGCATCCGCGGCTTCC
Protein-coding regions in this window:
- a CDS encoding LuxR C-terminal-related transcriptional regulator, which gives rise to MRQVIRRKEVGDLRSLLSRHRAAALTGGFGSGRRSILRALESEWDGTVIRVASSPLDEDTPLSGLGGLLAAVSASANGPSDPAELAADEIVPRMMAALRSIPGEEDTLILVPNADDMDMDSQRVLGQALRRLKSGRLHIVITVRSIDDDGPFASVPEIELADLSIAELIELARELALSRFGHTRIAEEAAQVAAHAAAGRPLAVCHILEEMAPSEMRGEIALSIPVRVGPASRPMIADYVEGLSDGADALLRCLSLSPLTPLRPLARRLPGFWEAVDELESRGTIERRGAFLRIPHGFVRAMVQQSMGASERRRTHLVLAEDCADTWPQIEAWHVSFIDPGEETAQQLAAHALGLVRRGLTAGGAEFAERAIRVCDDIEELRGQLVEIAETLSDHGQFAFSRRYVRIASRSNRAAVVVRARTLEVRNVFLETQTLPSPLFTSWSSRESEQAPAEVARLQLTLALCHCERGEFARAQELLTLAEAVVEHVRDREQQLVRAVRILLDSNSGEDRSALAGFANLQEHQDSIRPSFGLAVAQGLVLTEHYEAATAVLDHIGETCAATRVWKRQVDCVRADLNMRLGRISQAVEVIDKVIAESEADKRRGLVVVRQDRILLLHSWKLLLTGRTGEAGLVEEQTAVWASATNNHRLLAELNALQGRYLLRTDCLAEALGHLRRCEQLSVDEANPNVRRIDGDLIEALVGVGRREHATLLLQKLRDRAKACPSRWTDLVVGRSEALLAAGETATELFGRVLRQSGSTEFVFEKAVAHAAFASRLTDNGSKLRAREQRLAAAALFREVGADRFADHLRTGQIVDEPEAPTMSEIPRLGELSDEELKVVELVRAGLKNREISERIFVSLRTVELRLTAVYRKLDVGSRTELVSRLAGNPRLAAV
- a CDS encoding LuxR family transcriptional regulator, with product MAEELTTAAVSSAPDGTEIFGRRGELDLIRQSLRCSECSGILIEGEIGVGKTLLARTAFADGSDGIWIRGDRVHQNTEFGVFGLLVDLDGDPSALLGRIVSRLTSTRTPQAVFVDDAHLLDSRSQEILADLASVGSIRLVAMSRSNPESGVMPFSTLVEDRVLQHLVLGPLPLEDYRSMIEHRLGHIVSQAVVDIVDFHSQRNPGKLIELLEYTSRRSRFLMRRGVWILDGLDTDYDARARDYARIGLADHSPQETEALELVVLAGEVELATLLEAGLGEAADALVAAGELKIDAQRSHIYRAVENHASDTIRFTTPTGRSREWFEFIDACGDAPSEWSQVVRTEWGLICGAEVSESKTIEAALAAARLGDWHRAMRLIGQIPTERMSPHELLSVALLYCGCNKAPLGLDFLAHAVRTACCAQLVVDSLVVWMNRALSSMSPALRLADFRTALERLQDDGDGHPGGGVDAEFGLKLFDRVAAVMAEERPVTVDFFEGLSHESVAPGSFHLLDTMLHATFMLDSGLTLEALALLESLQAEFHFESTAVLHVAMLRGRTLLQLGRVAEAKELMTALPTHDIAYLSARSGPTDLLWAQTHLLEGNLPGAMKALRAAIESLTYWNLGTQLPIALAEAEYAVSRVGTAAEADDLHARFDELPVAAPYHEYRRALVLRTTARAIRTGEPKYEHELRRMLDEAEADGAAAIVVLIRLHLFLHFDEIAPEAMCEAAAHGSGREFDIVGRLGAALRDHDRAALTSLAEEYGPSMPDLAGRCVALSAQFGAGQSRGPGGQVTGLTAREKQISVLIVAGRSNAEIAAELGVRVRTVEGHTYRLFRKLGIERREQVAEAVRDTEGRLRA